One genomic window of Leptospira paudalimensis includes the following:
- the rodA gene encoding rod shape-determining protein RodA → MADRNTEKLDYFLIFSVVLVAMAGVLTLYTQEANTADGLGRWYKQFSFVFVGLIAMWFMSRINYQLIGSYALFIYLFSIFLLIITLIPGIGYLPSGRGARSWLKLGPITLQASEFSKLATVILLGQYLVMKEKEMHKITVLIIPFIICLVPMLFIILQPDFGTAVSFLPMLFTMLYLGGADILHVGSLLTFGGISLMVPMYLAYSQLTLVQPLIDLLRKDNKTELVSLVNQLQGKIWLILDGKKVSGLTLPGIENPKNLQMIREAAEIVKDEYASIGYKILSNEAFMFGLGGTLTLISLVMIFIRIARGSRHLRNYYITIGILGLSVLSAIAVHKSIPFRENQVIRLTAFLNPDQFKQGAGYQLRASKPAVGSGKVFGKGLFHGEMTEGRIPHVPESGTDFIFASWAEQTGFFGSVLLLFFLMSIPLRGLQISFESKDRFGSLLAAGIVAMIFFHIAINVGIVIGLLPVTGVPLTFMSYGGSHLVMAMTAVGIILSIKKRKFAN, encoded by the coding sequence ATGGCTGATCGTAATACAGAAAAACTCGATTATTTTTTAATCTTCTCTGTTGTGTTAGTTGCGATGGCAGGAGTCCTCACACTTTACACGCAAGAAGCAAATACAGCTGATGGACTTGGACGATGGTACAAACAATTTTCCTTCGTATTTGTCGGTCTCATTGCAATGTGGTTTATGTCTAGGATCAATTACCAATTGATTGGTTCCTATGCTCTATTCATATACCTATTTTCCATTTTCCTTCTGATCATAACACTCATCCCTGGGATTGGTTACCTACCTTCTGGTCGTGGTGCCAGGTCTTGGTTAAAACTTGGTCCAATCACTCTCCAAGCTTCTGAGTTTTCAAAATTGGCAACTGTGATTTTACTTGGCCAGTACTTAGTGATGAAAGAAAAGGAGATGCACAAAATTACAGTTTTGATCATTCCGTTTATCATTTGTTTGGTGCCAATGTTATTCATCATTTTACAACCAGACTTTGGAACTGCTGTTTCCTTTTTACCAATGTTATTTACTATGTTGTACTTAGGTGGTGCAGATATTCTCCATGTTGGATCCCTTCTTACCTTCGGTGGAATTTCCCTTATGGTTCCAATGTACTTAGCGTACTCACAACTTACTCTTGTCCAACCTCTCATTGACTTACTTCGTAAAGACAACAAAACAGAACTAGTATCGTTGGTGAACCAACTCCAAGGAAAAATTTGGCTGATTCTAGATGGTAAAAAAGTATCTGGTCTCACTCTCCCAGGCATTGAAAATCCAAAAAACTTACAAATGATCCGTGAAGCAGCAGAAATCGTAAAAGATGAATACGCAAGTATTGGATATAAAATTTTATCCAATGAAGCTTTTATGTTTGGTCTCGGTGGAACGTTAACACTCATTAGCCTTGTGATGATTTTTATACGGATTGCTCGTGGTTCACGTCATCTTAGAAATTATTACATCACGATTGGTATCCTCGGGCTTTCGGTTCTTTCCGCCATTGCTGTTCACAAATCCATTCCTTTCCGAGAAAACCAAGTGATCCGACTCACTGCATTTTTAAATCCAGACCAATTCAAACAAGGAGCGGGGTACCAACTCCGTGCCTCCAAACCAGCTGTAGGTTCAGGGAAAGTTTTTGGTAAAGGTCTCTTCCATGGAGAGATGACAGAGGGAAGAATCCCTCATGTTCCCGAATCAGGAACTGACTTTATCTTTGCTTCTTGGGCAGAACAAACTGGTTTTTTTGGAAGTGTTCTGTTACTTTTCTTTTTGATGTCCATACCCTTACGTGGTTTGCAAATCAGTTTTGAAAGTAAGGATAGGTTTGGATCTCTCCTTGCCGCGGGGATTGTTGCCATGATTTTTTTCCATATTGCCATCAATGTTGGAATTGTAATTGGTCTCCTCCCAGTAACAGGTGTTCCACTTACCTTTATGAGTTACGGTGGATCCCACTTAGTGATGGCAATGACTGCTGTTGGAATCATTTTATCGATTAAAAAACGTAAGTTTGCGAATTAA
- the mrdA gene encoding penicillin-binding protein 2 — protein MSQSASEFRLEASFRKRLYFFTGMIVFTLTAYILQLFNLQIVQGSENSLKAERFVRRSESIPADRGNIFDRNFLTPETSQPLVSNSASLDVILNTSLLKNDAKKVKEFIYKFCEALSIPIVYYEKELQESRLIKKIRSREPFVLLEGISREQQERILVLDNINRYVYLVSSPARVYHMGPALSHVTGYVGKPTTSDLQEKEIKTYQLIGKGGIESLYDTTLRGQDGFRIQKRNTEGNIEEERVIEHSVPGNNLILTIDRDMQIAAYKALKGVRGTVLAIKATTGEVLAMASNPSYDPNILSGKNKLERSNHFTRVTNNGGFLNLAIQSRFPPASTFKTLVGLAAMESEHKINFDPKQTFSCPASFTLKSTFKGVPDQVFYNWDKKNHGDLNLAQALEKSNSVYFYQLGYKLGAEPILAYSRLFGLDKKTGIDLPGEATGFIPSSDWKKRTYGNKWFDGDTVNLSIGQGFISVTPIEMALFYMAVVNNGKIYKPYVVSEIRSPLDNSLIQKTEPTILRDIPLKKSTVEALKEGLYLVGYSGTASGVLNSPTLPEIAGKTGTAQTRRRGASSSNHAWFIGYAPVNAPVEKQILVAAFVEYGVGGAASAAPAAREVFKAAFPPGSFPRTDRSRAKTMEEEAPVEQEAF, from the coding sequence ATGAGCCAGTCGGCATCTGAGTTTCGTTTAGAAGCAAGTTTCCGTAAACGATTGTACTTTTTTACAGGGATGATTGTATTTACGTTAACTGCTTATATTTTACAATTATTCAACTTACAGATTGTACAAGGGAGCGAAAACTCTCTCAAAGCCGAACGATTTGTCCGCAGAAGTGAATCCATTCCTGCAGATCGTGGTAATATTTTTGATCGTAATTTTTTAACACCAGAAACAAGCCAACCTCTTGTCTCCAATTCCGCATCTCTAGATGTGATTTTGAATACTAGTTTACTCAAAAACGATGCCAAAAAAGTAAAAGAGTTCATCTACAAATTTTGTGAAGCTCTTTCGATTCCGATCGTTTATTATGAAAAAGAATTACAAGAATCACGATTGATTAAAAAAATCCGATCAAGAGAACCTTTTGTGTTACTGGAAGGGATCTCCAGGGAACAACAAGAACGAATTTTAGTTTTAGATAATATCAATCGTTATGTGTATTTAGTTTCCTCACCTGCGCGGGTATACCACATGGGACCAGCTCTTTCGCATGTGACCGGTTATGTGGGAAAACCTACAACAAGTGACTTACAAGAAAAAGAAATCAAAACCTACCAATTGATTGGAAAAGGGGGGATAGAATCCCTTTACGACACTACACTTCGTGGCCAAGACGGATTTCGCATACAGAAACGAAATACAGAAGGTAACATCGAAGAAGAACGTGTCATTGAACACTCTGTCCCTGGAAATAACTTAATCCTCACAATCGACAGAGACATGCAAATTGCTGCTTACAAAGCACTAAAGGGTGTTAGGGGAACAGTCCTTGCGATCAAAGCAACTACTGGTGAAGTTTTAGCCATGGCTTCCAACCCTTCCTATGATCCAAATATTTTGTCTGGGAAAAATAAACTCGAACGTTCCAACCACTTCACTCGTGTCACAAACAATGGTGGGTTTTTGAATTTAGCTATCCAATCTAGGTTCCCACCAGCCTCCACATTCAAAACCTTGGTGGGACTTGCTGCAATGGAAAGTGAACATAAAATCAATTTTGATCCCAAACAAACCTTTTCTTGCCCAGCAAGTTTTACCTTAAAGTCAACCTTCAAAGGGGTTCCAGACCAAGTGTTTTACAACTGGGACAAAAAAAACCATGGGGATCTTAATTTAGCACAAGCACTTGAAAAATCAAACTCAGTGTACTTTTACCAACTTGGTTATAAATTGGGTGCGGAACCAATCCTCGCCTACTCTCGGTTATTTGGTTTAGACAAAAAAACAGGAATTGATTTACCTGGAGAAGCCACTGGCTTTATCCCAAGTTCCGATTGGAAAAAAAGAACATATGGCAACAAATGGTTTGATGGAGATACAGTAAACTTATCCATCGGACAAGGATTTATTTCAGTCACACCAATTGAGATGGCATTGTTTTATATGGCAGTGGTCAATAATGGAAAAATATACAAACCGTACGTTGTGTCCGAAATTAGAAGCCCACTTGACAACTCTCTCATCCAAAAAACAGAACCAACCATTTTACGCGATATTCCACTTAAAAAATCCACTGTGGAAGCTTTGAAAGAAGGATTGTATTTGGTTGGGTATTCAGGAACTGCATCTGGTGTTCTCAATTCACCAACGTTACCTGAGATTGCAGGTAAAACAGGAACGGCACAAACAAGACGTAGAGGAGCATCTTCCTCAAACCACGCTTGGTTCATAGGGTATGCTCCCGTAAATGCACCTGTCGAAAAACAGATCTTAGTTGCGGCATTCGTTGAATATGGAGTTGGTGGTGCAGCATCAGCAGCTCCTGCGGCAAGGGAAGTTTTTAAAGCAGCTTTCCCACCAGGATCTTTCCCACGAACTGATAGATCCCGTGCCAAAACCATGGAAGAAGAAGCACCAGTCGAACAAGAGGCATTTTAA
- the mreD gene encoding rod shape-determining protein MreD: MILDKLFIIIGMLLAHFLNGSNVFELGNAIRPDFMVIFVVFFALRKGPMYGLWLGFFGGLLTDTALGGEIGGDNIVYYKIGLHSFSYAIIGYIVGKGLRSSYTENYISITIYVLGLTFVSRLITYLLFLMFFHSNHSYSFLYVSLYNAFLGPALFFLFSWAYRLDGDEVRQ, encoded by the coding sequence ATGATTTTAGATAAATTATTTATCATCATAGGAATGTTACTCGCTCATTTTCTAAATGGCTCAAACGTATTCGAATTAGGTAATGCAATCCGTCCTGATTTTATGGTCATTTTTGTTGTGTTCTTTGCACTTAGAAAAGGACCTATGTACGGACTTTGGTTAGGATTTTTCGGAGGCTTACTCACCGATACTGCACTTGGTGGTGAAATTGGTGGAGACAATATTGTGTATTACAAAATTGGACTTCATTCTTTTTCCTATGCAATCATTGGTTACATCGTTGGGAAAGGTCTTAGAAGTTCTTATACAGAAAACTATATCTCCATCACAATTTATGTTTTGGGACTTACCTTTGTATCAAGACTCATCACTTATTTGTTATTCTTAATGTTCTTTCACTCAAACCATAGTTATTCCTTTTTGTATGTTTCTCTTTATAATGCGTTCTTAGGACCTGCATTATTCTTTTTATTCTCTTGGGCATACCGATTGGATGGAGATGAGGTGCGGCAATGA
- the mreC gene encoding rod shape-determining protein MreC, with amino-acid sequence MKWNRINQNDELFSLLFVFLFSFTSLIWNGNFMVRGIASFQGVGDFFSGSFDSFGSLIKSSYNKLESFERVREERDSCLNVMEEYRQLSKDVERLKAENAILRQELNFPLRSEYPSVRAEVLSVRLNAIYRTIIINKGSESGIKPYMPVVARALDEKGKFTEALVGKIIAVSKGSAVIQPIINSNFSMGVSIPGTNLWASLNGNSGRGTDVLLDYIDSGIVIDPKAIGNFPMGPNPPPTSQNTMFTEGFSKIGKAVFSSGGSGVFPPGIPVGTIIEEGPRNGSFKTAILRPFVEFDKLLHVIVLKKLPEKWREEWPAEKTIQIEGPYFGEIDFPKEKDYNKKEKKQGTQGFGNPSTFGTQNTGRTNPSSNPTSPSEPSPSPQNLEGPREVNP; translated from the coding sequence ATGAAGTGGAATCGCATCAATCAAAATGACGAATTGTTCTCCCTACTTTTCGTATTCCTGTTTTCCTTTACTTCCCTAATTTGGAACGGCAACTTCATGGTAAGAGGGATTGCCAGCTTTCAGGGTGTAGGCGACTTTTTTTCTGGGTCCTTTGATTCCTTTGGATCCCTCATCAAAAGTAGTTATAACAAACTCGAGTCCTTCGAACGGGTTAGAGAAGAGCGTGATTCTTGTTTGAACGTGATGGAAGAATACCGACAACTCTCCAAAGACGTAGAACGCCTCAAAGCAGAAAATGCAATCCTCAGACAAGAGTTAAACTTTCCTCTCAGATCCGAGTATCCATCGGTTCGTGCAGAAGTGCTAAGTGTTCGTTTGAATGCCATTTATCGTACGATCATCATCAATAAAGGGTCAGAATCTGGAATCAAACCTTATATGCCAGTCGTAGCACGTGCGTTAGACGAAAAAGGTAAATTCACTGAAGCCCTTGTTGGTAAAATCATTGCCGTCTCAAAAGGATCTGCCGTCATCCAACCCATCATCAATTCCAATTTTTCCATGGGTGTCTCCATCCCTGGAACCAATTTATGGGCTTCCCTCAATGGAAACAGTGGTCGCGGAACAGATGTTTTGTTAGATTATATTGACTCAGGGATTGTGATTGATCCAAAAGCAATTGGCAATTTCCCAATGGGACCAAACCCTCCACCAACTTCACAGAACACCATGTTTACAGAAGGGTTTAGTAAAATTGGAAAGGCCGTATTTAGTTCCGGTGGATCTGGAGTTTTCCCGCCAGGCATTCCTGTAGGAACTATCATCGAAGAAGGACCAAGGAATGGTTCCTTTAAAACAGCCATCTTACGTCCGTTTGTTGAATTTGATAAATTATTACACGTGATTGTCTTAAAAAAATTACCTGAAAAGTGGCGAGAAGAGTGGCCAGCTGAAAAAACAATTCAAATTGAAGGGCCATACTTTGGTGAAATTGATTTCCCTAAAGAAAAAGATTATAATAAAAAAGAGAAAAAACAAGGAACCCAAGGATTTGGAAACCCAAGTACATTTGGCACACAAAACACAGGTCGTACGAACCCTAGCTCAAATCCTACTTCACCGTCAGAACCTTCTCCTTCTCCCCAAAACTTGGAAGGACCTAGGGAGGTGAATCCATGA
- a CDS encoding TIGR04452 family lipoprotein, with the protein MFAYMNNLTSKLFLISIFGFLICCNQPVIGGLSSKNITGKEALEKLISAGRQIDTLYFRSTSSSSSSSSFSYTSASLLANLLNGALIPIAAGLEDNKYYLKDGVDKCVTQIYAFGLVIDNFVTVGLSCDIKPAPVLALP; encoded by the coding sequence ATGTTTGCATATATGAATAACCTAACATCTAAACTTTTTCTAATTTCAATATTTGGATTTTTGATTTGTTGCAACCAACCTGTGATTGGAGGTCTCAGTTCTAAAAACATCACCGGCAAAGAAGCACTCGAAAAACTGATAAGCGCAGGGAGACAAATTGACACTCTCTATTTTAGGTCAACATCCTCCTCATCTTCCTCTTCTTCATTCAGTTACACTTCTGCATCCTTATTAGCCAACTTATTAAATGGGGCACTGATTCCAATCGCTGCTGGACTTGAAGATAATAAATACTATCTAAAAGATGGAGTAGACAAATGTGTAACACAAATCTATGCCTTTGGTCTCGTAATAGATAATTTTGTGACTGTCGGTTTAAGTTGCGATATCAAACCTGCACCTGTACTTGCTCTTCCTTGA
- a CDS encoding LEPBI_I2678 family protein, with translation MKYAMQGNQDLNVIGPEDSHIFLDDEKIGESFIIKDVGFPKKDVVEKKTVRIEKTGYAPQVIELKKGTNKWIWGNFLFLLGAPIGFGIDYLAGVFESFTPLNIKADLIRDEKYKVDLNSPTQKKYKAVLDESSKIPVVITYSNLSAVNIEKLDEKGNVIPNANDEYTSIFQNQSNVKTLSPGTYRIKGVYQTSRRSGNTITTYTAKKAGEMILTIPGGGAGAFCGLIDKEKKATSFRFIHINETNAKSLEGFLPRAQLSNRIAGSCDGIFGLQDLLTQ, from the coding sequence ATGAAGTATGCTATGCAAGGAAATCAAGATTTGAATGTGATTGGACCAGAAGACAGTCATATTTTTCTTGATGATGAAAAAATTGGTGAATCCTTTATCATTAAAGATGTTGGTTTTCCGAAAAAAGATGTTGTAGAAAAAAAGACAGTACGGATCGAAAAAACTGGATATGCTCCGCAAGTTATCGAATTAAAAAAGGGAACAAATAAATGGATATGGGGAAACTTTTTGTTTTTACTCGGAGCACCCATCGGATTTGGAATTGATTATCTAGCAGGTGTTTTTGAAAGTTTTACTCCACTCAATATTAAAGCAGATTTAATCCGTGATGAAAAATACAAGGTTGATTTAAATTCACCAACTCAAAAAAAATACAAAGCTGTTTTAGATGAGTCATCAAAAATTCCGGTAGTGATTACATACTCGAATCTTAGTGCAGTTAATATTGAGAAATTGGATGAGAAAGGAAATGTAATTCCCAATGCCAACGATGAATACACAAGTATTTTTCAAAACCAATCCAATGTAAAAACATTAAGTCCTGGTACCTACCGAATCAAGGGTGTGTACCAAACTTCAAGAAGAAGTGGAAATACGATTACAACCTATACGGCAAAAAAAGCTGGAGAAATGATTCTTACCATCCCTGGTGGTGGAGCTGGCGCATTTTGCGGTCTCATCGATAAAGAGAAAAAAGCGACATCCTTTCGTTTCATCCATATCAATGAAACGAATGCGAAATCTTTAGAAGGATTTTTGCCAAGGGCTCAGCTTTCCAATCGCATCGCTGGTAGTTGTGATGGAATCTTTGGACTCCAAGACTTACTCACACAGTAA
- a CDS encoding VOC family protein yields the protein MNPTIKTPGIIQIGIITEKLIESKEFFQKWLGWQVKFESEWFLLLSHPEKEDREIAFMLPNQTAVRKSYFQKAYTGQGVWLIIESEEIESLYEQMVKAGAPIDLPITKEEWGDLHFTMIDPNGIGLDFVQMRS from the coding sequence ATGAATCCAACCATAAAAACACCTGGGATCATCCAGATCGGTATCATTACCGAAAAATTGATCGAATCTAAGGAGTTCTTCCAAAAATGGCTTGGGTGGCAAGTTAAGTTTGAATCTGAATGGTTCCTTCTTTTGTCACATCCCGAAAAAGAAGACAGAGAGATTGCATTTATGTTGCCTAACCAAACAGCCGTAAGGAAATCTTATTTTCAGAAAGCATATACTGGTCAAGGAGTTTGGCTCATCATCGAATCAGAAGAAATTGAGTCACTTTATGAGCAAATGGTGAAAGCTGGAGCGCCAATCGATCTTCCAATCACGAAAGAAGAATGGGGTGATTTACATTTTACAATGATTGATCCAAATGGAATCGGTCTTGACTTCGTACAAATGAGAAGCTAA
- a CDS encoding AraC family transcriptional regulator, producing MYSKKESFLYPIWEKLESNLSEEIALNELAFFSTYSPWHFHRLFSRFQSENVKDYVRRLRLEKSAFEIKTTSFPILEIALETGYTSQEAFTKAFRKTLGITPAAYRKKFQTKQRNFGGLDALKIFGIGREDISIKKISSFHLLYKRHIGPYEEMPGFPKDLTFLNPFEQWFTQHKQLSKEQKWIGISQDDPDITDPNKIRFDIGIPVSSHTQCPSGLGIQIVHGGERLQIRVRLPYEKLPEVYNAVINEFFPKFHRRLANHAPFEVYLKREPNETPITDLYFALRN from the coding sequence TTGTATTCAAAGAAAGAATCATTTCTATATCCTATCTGGGAAAAATTAGAATCTAATCTTTCCGAAGAAATTGCATTAAACGAATTAGCCTTTTTTTCTACCTATTCTCCTTGGCATTTTCATCGATTGTTTTCTCGATTTCAGTCGGAAAATGTTAAGGACTACGTTAGGCGACTACGTTTAGAAAAATCTGCCTTTGAAATCAAAACTACTTCATTTCCAATTTTAGAGATTGCTTTAGAAACTGGATATACCAGTCAAGAGGCATTTACAAAAGCATTCCGAAAGACATTGGGAATTACTCCAGCTGCCTATAGAAAGAAATTCCAAACAAAACAAAGGAACTTTGGTGGTTTAGACGCATTAAAAATTTTCGGGATTGGAAGAGAAGATATCAGTATAAAAAAGATCTCTTCGTTCCATTTGCTTTACAAACGACATATCGGACCATACGAAGAAATGCCTGGATTTCCAAAGGATTTAACTTTTTTAAATCCTTTTGAACAATGGTTCACCCAACATAAACAATTATCCAAAGAACAAAAATGGATTGGTATTTCTCAAGACGATCCAGACATCACAGATCCAAATAAAATCAGATTTGATATTGGTATTCCTGTTTCTTCTCATACACAATGTCCTAGCGGGTTAGGCATACAAATTGTACATGGTGGTGAGAGGCTTCAAATTCGGGTTCGACTGCCTTATGAAAAACTGCCAGAAGTATATAATGCAGTGATCAACGAATTCTTTCCAAAGTTTCACAGACGTTTGGCAAATCATGCTCCCTTCGAAGTTTATTTGAAACGGGAGCCAAATGAAACTCCCATTACAGACCTTTATTTTGCGCTCAGAAATTGA
- a CDS encoding lipocalin family protein yields the protein MKKFFLLLPFLFTGCLSVPEGVGTVVGFELERYLGKWYEVARLDHSFERGLVDVTAEYTKRDDGGVKVINRGYDQLKQEWKEIEGKAFFQDTPDRGLLKVSFFGPFYGTYNIVALDKINYSYALVCGPDRSYLWILARTPEISKKITDELLVKASSLGFDTSKLIFVGHSRK from the coding sequence ATGAAGAAGTTTTTTTTACTATTACCTTTTCTGTTTACTGGGTGTTTGTCAGTCCCTGAAGGTGTTGGTACCGTGGTGGGCTTTGAGCTTGAGAGGTATCTTGGGAAGTGGTACGAGGTAGCAAGGCTTGACCACTCATTTGAAAGGGGGCTTGTGGATGTCACCGCTGAATATACAAAACGAGACGATGGCGGAGTAAAAGTCATTAATCGTGGGTATGACCAACTCAAGCAGGAATGGAAAGAAATTGAGGGAAAAGCTTTCTTTCAGGATACACCTGATAGGGGATTACTCAAAGTTTCCTTCTTTGGGCCGTTTTATGGGACTTACAATATTGTTGCACTTGATAAAATCAATTACAGTTATGCCCTTGTCTGTGGTCCTGACAGGTCTTATCTTTGGATATTGGCAAGGACTCCAGAGATTTCGAAAAAAATCACCGACGAGCTATTGGTCAAGGCTTCCTCTCTTGGTTTTGATACTTCCAAACTGATTTTTGTAGGACATTCTAGAAAGTAA